TTTTAACCAAAGTCGTCTTTCCTTTGAAATAAGAAATTGGAAATCTTTTTATCGGCGCCGTTTTCTTTACCGTCCTTTGCAGGGAGCTGGAGAACTGGACGACACCGGCACCCTTGAGGGAGCCGGATAAATAGCGGGGAGAATACGGGAGGAATTTTTTGATTTTATGTGGTCTTAGCAGTACATCTTATTTTCCTCCATTTTTTCTAAAAATACCCGGAATCAGCCTTCCGACTATCAGAACATGCTATGAAATTAAAGGCAGCAATATTTTAAAAGCATTTGCAATAATTTTTGAAAGAGAATTGCGCCATCTCATGTTATAATACACCTAATAATCTGTAAGGGAGATGGAGTATAATGAATAAGTATGAGATATTTGACCTGATGAACCAAAACCCGGTTTTTTTTCTGGCCACCGCAGACGATAACCAGCCGAGAGTAAGAGGAATGCTGTTGTACAAAGCAGATGAATCAGGTATTGTGTTCCATACCGGAGCGATGAAAGATGTTTATAAGCAAGTGATGAAAAATCCAAAGGTTGAGTTATGCTTTAATGATTTTAAGCGCAATATACAAGTTCGGGTGAGCGGCGAACTTGAAGTGGTGGATGATAATAACCTAAAAGATGAAATATTAGAGCATCCGTCGCGCCAATTTCTGAAGCCGTGGAAAGAAAGCGGAAGTCTCCAGGATTTTTACAACTCCTTTATTGTTTTTAGACTTAAAAATGGGACGGCTGTAATCTGGACAATTGACACCAATTTTGCCCCAAAAACAGAAATAAAGCTTTAAGGGAAGCAAAGGGACAGACGGAGGCCTTGCTGCGGACCGTTTCCTCCTTTT
Above is a genomic segment from Bacillota bacterium containing:
- a CDS encoding pyridoxamine 5'-phosphate oxidase family protein, with product MNKYEIFDLMNQNPVFFLATADDNQPRVRGMLLYKADESGIVFHTGAMKDVYKQVMKNPKVELCFNDFKRNIQVRVSGELEVVDDNNLKDEILEHPSRQFLKPWKESGSLQDFYNSFIVFRLKNGTAVIWTIDTNFAPKTEIKL